From Epinephelus lanceolatus isolate andai-2023 chromosome 12, ASM4190304v1, whole genome shotgun sequence, the proteins below share one genomic window:
- the psmb11a gene encoding proteasome subunit beta type-11a, which yields MTDYYNFELERLQKSERNSGIPLQFSIPTLPYSTPYNHRWPIPFPPAKHSKTVRSPFPLSHGTTTLGFIFQGGVIAAADTRASAGGLVACPAVHKITPIHSHLVVTSSGSGADCMLWERILAREIRLYQLRHKRCLSIRGTAKLLSFMLHPFKGTKLCVALTLCGWDKDGPKLIYVCSDGARLQGDIFSVGSGSPYAYGVLDGGLSWSLSKEEAISLAREAVFRATHRDAYSGNNVDLFHITAQGWSQRKREDLKEEYYRDMERRAKIVKERKRVATKDASG from the exons ATGACTGACTATTACAACTTTGAATTGGAGCGACTACAGAAATCTGAGAGAAACAGTGGGATCCCTCTGCAATTCTCTATACCGACTTTGCCATACTCTACTCCTTACAACCACAGATGGCCAATCCCTTTCCCCCCAGCTAAACATTCAAAGACGGTCCGCAGTCCTTTCCCTCTGTCTCATGGAACAACGACCTTGGGTTTCATCTTCCAAGGTGGGGTCATTGCAGCTGCAGACACTCGTGCCAGTGCTGGGGGGCTTGTTGCCTGTCCAGCTGTTCACAAGATTACTCCTATTCACTCCCATTTAGTCGTCACCTCCTCTGGTAGCGGCGCAGACTGCATGCTGTGGGAGCGAATTCTGGCCAGAGAGATCAGACTCTACCAACTGCGTCACAAACGTTGCCTGTCAATACGTGGCACTGCCAAGCTCCTTTCATTTATGCTGCACCCCTTTAAAGGGACCAAGTTATGTGTGGCTCTTACGCTTTGTGGCTGGGATAAGGA TGGCCCAAAGCTGATATATGTGTGCAGTGATGGAGCCCGACTGCAGGGGGACATCTTTTCTGTGGGCTCAGGCTCTCCCTATGCTTATGGAGTCCTGGATGGAGGGCTGAGTTGGAGCTTGAGTAAAGAAGAGGCCATCTCTTTGGCAAGAGAAGCAGTGTTCAGAGCCACTCACAGGGACGCCTACTCAGGAAACAATGTGGACCTCTTCCACATCACAGCCCAGGGTTGGagccaaagaaagagagaggactTGAAAGAGGAATATTATAGAGACATGGAGAGGAGGGCGAAGATagtgaaggaaagaaaaagagtgGCCACAAAAGATGCTTCAGGATGA